The following nucleotide sequence is from Aspergillus luchuensis IFO 4308 DNA, chromosome 1, nearly complete sequence.
GGAGTTAAAACCAGCAAACCATGTTAGAGATAGTACCTGACTTAGGATTTCATTTCATGACACAAGTTAATGCGATCGGATTCCAGTTACCATATGAAAATACTTTGGTAGTATGGACATGTTAGGACTATTGAAAGAAGATGACACTAGAGCAAGATGTTCTAGTGCAACAGGTGGTACAGTTATCTCTGTCACATACCATATGACAGACACTACTAGATACCTAGTCACTAGGCTAGTACAATTACTCCAGAGAGAATGCTAGTGATCATCATGCACTTCCTTCTGGGTCATGCCTCAGGCTGCCCGCTGACCTCCAACGCAATGATTTGTTGGGCCTGTAAGTCGCCCAGTTCTCGTGGTTCTGTTTGGTCCCATTGTGTTACGTATGTTTTTTTGAGAAAGGTAACGAGTGGCACGCCAAGTATGATGGCTCTTTGAGTAGGTCAGGGGTAAGGTTGTACCTAGTTCGTTAGTAAGGGTAGTAAGAATGATAGCCGTCTGCTAAATGCCAGACTATCTTGATCGAGGCACGGGTTGGTTGAGAAGCACTAGGGGTTTAAAAAAAGGCCCCTTCTGTCTCTGTGCCTGAGGCCAATCTTGGCCGATTTTTCATGTCCGGACAGAGAAGGGCGCATGACAGACTATTAATTCTGCGTGAATTTTTCCCAAGTGTGGCCCCATGTAtttccacctcatcttcctccagcaaACGCTCGTATGGCTCTTTAGTGTGAAAATAACACTGTATTCCCGCTTCGTAGAGTCCAAAAAGTATTTGTATATGTCCCTGAGAAAGACACAAAGTCTGGCTGCTGACAACGCTTTATCAGTGCTAGTGGACAATTCAAAAATGGACCAAGCACTGAGCCAGCGCAGAGTTTCATATAAGTGTTCCGCCTGAACTGCCAACAGAATGCAATAAACATGACAATTCAACAGCCATGTAACCTCTAGATCAACGGAAGTTGACCGCAGtgcaaaaaacaaaaagccACCCGGATCAGCCAAAATGGGCTGTACAACATGATATTGAAGGAGAAACATAATGAATAGACAAATCCTCAACCCAAACCAAGGCATAAGGTTCAAAAGCATATAACGGCACCAAAAGTATAATCTAAGCCCGAAAGGTAATCTGATCATGGAAATCCAGACAACATATAAAAAGAGACAAATAAACCCGAGGAACACACGAGAAACCTCCATAACGGCATAAAAGAAGCCCTAATATCACCATGGCatacttcatcatcgtccaatCAAAGGGGATCTATTGAACCAAACTTGTTTAAAATCTCGGCCGGTCATGGCCTGAGATCATCGAATCGGCCAATCCGGCAGTACTGGGGAATCCATATCCAGGGGCCATATGTGGGACGCTTGGACAAAGTCAATCCATCCGTAAGGGTAAGTTAAAGGTCCGCAGTTCCGCTTAAACAATGGACGGGTAATCCGGATTTTCCACGGGCACTGTGTTTGTTCTCCTTGGGAAGTCTCCTTCCTGGGAACAACCGTCCAGAGGTGCGGAGGGGTAAACCACAAAAACAGGAGCATGGCGGTCTGCACTTGGTCCATGGGAAGGCAGGATCGTGTGGCCATAACtcaaatcatcatcatcataatttaGGCAAAGGCTGGCAATTAACCTAGTTCATGGGCTGGCAAATTTGACGCGACGGCTGCGTCGATCATGGATGCGTTTTTCTGTATCAAGATAGAGGCGGTCAAGGAATTCCATGGCATTGGCATCCTTGAGGATCTTGGCCACCTGAGTGCCAGCTGAGATAAGCTGAAGAACATTCCGATCATCCTTGATGGGCCGGGATTGATGCTTGGCGGCATGTCTCATCTCCAGGGAATTCTCCAGCACGGTCACTAATTGCTTGATCTGGCCATTATACAACACCCGGGCTGGGATACGACGCTTGGTCGCCAGTCTCTTCAGGAGATATACCCACTCGGTCCACTCGCGGTCAGAAGGAACTCTCACCGGTCTCTTGTCCGGTTCCAGTGGAATCGGAAATTGATACTTTGCAACAAAGTCAAAGGCACACTGTGACAGTCGGTCGTTTACTGACGAGAGGATTTGATCTTGCTCTGAGACATCTAGATTAGTAGGTAGATGAGGCAAATCCCTCCCTTGGGCTGCTATGACCCGCGGTGACGGTGGGTCTAGCAACTGATGGGGTCCGTCGAACTCGTCACGATTAGATGGCCGTCTCTGCGAGTGATACCGAGTAGCGCCTTTAGGCTTCTCCGTTGCGCGTCGACTATTTCTTTCAATCAGGTACTCCGACGTTTCGTAGGGTCTGACTAGGTCGTAATCACGCCTAAGTGACTCCGCTGGGAGGCGAGCAGGGTGGTCCCACTCTGGGTACAGAGCTGTGGGGCGTGGCAAGGCACCTCCTGCAGACACGGGAATGGTTCCCAGTGCATGTGAGGTCACTGGAAGTCCGCTGTATGGCATAGCAAATTCCGACGAAACTGGTTTGTTGGGCTTGACAGGAGCCTGAGTATCTATGGGTCCACGCTCAATATGCGGAGGGGAGAACCTTCTAGCGCTAAGGATGAGTGACATGAGAGTCTCAGTATGACAGATTCTGcaaagaaaggaagcaaAGTCGATACAAGATAGTGACAAGGTACCTTGGATGATAGATCACGGGCGCCTCGCCCGAAGTCCCGTATACGGACGGTTGTTGGGGCATGATGCCACTGTACAAGGTGAGCTTCCCCCGATAACATCACCAGGAACAAATTAAGGAGAATATTGCATTGGGGCTAACCTGTGGCGAGACCACGAATCATCACTGCTGATGGAATGTGTGCAGGAGCCGCTGCTCCCGGATGCTCGTGAGAAATAACTGAGACCTGAAGACATTGCGATCAATGAGGGTGAAAGGACCGTGGACATGAGGCTGATGATTTATATAGAAGAATGAACGGGTATACACAATGGCGAGGCAACCTCAGCCTGTTCAGTCCAGACCTTTCAGAATGGTGCCTGACAGCGAGTAGAATGGGGCGTTTTATTATAGCAAAGTAGCAGATAATGtgggaaaaaataaaataaaataagaggGCAGACGGCCCACGGCACCAGATAAGCTTTTAATTTCAAAGGCCGCGTGAGATATGGCAAGCTGGAAGAAATATGAAGAACTCCACTGTCAGTGGCAATAGGACTGGATTGCTCAAGGCCGGGCTCCGCTCTGTCAGGGAGCAAGCGCGTGCCGGAAGATACCTCGTACTATACGGAAAACAACGAATCCATCTTGCTTCCAGGGCCAATCGAGCCAGGTCTCCACCGTGCCTCGCCGACAGGGTTGAGGGGGATCGATTGAGCCAGAGACGTCCGGGAGAACAAGGGACGATGAAGAGCAATAAGGAAGTCCGCCGGCGCAGCAGCCAGACAATAACTCCCGGAGCTAGACGCCCTGCCAGTCTTCCGTGCAATCAGTGGAGCTGCACCAGGCATACTGGGGTACATAGCCATGGATGGACCCGGCAGTAAATCACAGCGAGACTCCACCAGCGGGACATAGCCAACTCCTGTATGTTGATCTTGCCCTCAACCGCGCATGTCAGGACAGGAAATGAGGAGTCGAAGGATCCGGTGCTGCATAGGGTTTTGGGCAGCAACCGCAGGACTCGGCAGGGAACATGCGTCCGCTGGGCATAAGGACGAGAACATTACCTACTATTATTCACGGCCTTGGCCCAATTGCCAGTCAGTCCATTTGCTGATGGAACATTGCGGGTAAGGggcttttgtttttttctttgggaggggggaagttaAAGGGAATAAAGTTACTGGGCACCGTGTCAATGGTCCCATGCTCTCCACCCACATCGACTGGGCCTTGATTTGGGATCCAATTGTGGACAGggacgaagaaggagaacaagaccaaggccgatgatgaagcgGAGGTTGCAgtgggaaagagaagcaaaCTGCGAATCACGGGGCGGACGGCGGGGACTGGCCTGGGTGCCTGAGTCCACCGGTCGAGGGCCAAAATAGACCcgatcttcctttccccatCGGGACTTTGCTACCGCATCTACCGTCATTAATTCTTACTCCACTCCAGATCGTTCTTTTGGCTATGCGCATATCGTTGTACTCCATGGTGCTGCTGAACCGAACCATAGTCTGGCGCTTGTCC
It contains:
- a CDS encoding uncharacterized protein (COG:S;~EggNog:ENOG410PKAG), whose product is MSTVLSPSLIAMSSGLSYFSRASGSSGSCTHSISSDDSWSRHSGIMPQQPSVYGTSGEAPVIYHPSARRFSPPHIERGPIDTQAPVKPNKPVSSEFAMPYSGLPVTSHALGTIPVSAGGALPRPTALYPEWDHPARLPAESLRRDYDLVRPYETSEYLIERNSRRATEKPKGATRYHSQRRPSNRDEFDGPHQLLDPPSPRVIAAQGRDLPHLPTNLDVSEQDQILSSVNDRLSQCAFDFVAKYQFPIPLEPDKRPVRVPSDREWTEWVYLLKRLATKRRIPARVLYNGQIKQLVTVLENSLEMRHAAKHQSRPIKDDRNVLQLISAGTQVAKILKDANAMEFLDRLYLDTEKRIHDRRSRRVKFASP